The stretch of DNA GTTACGTGTGACACAGTCTCTCCTCTCAGTCTCTGAGTAAGGCTGGTGCCTTCTTCTGATTCTCACCTACATGCTGCCCTTAAttccctccctgtgtctgtaACTGCCTCTGATGCCCTCGCTGTatttctcactctcacagacGGTCCCCGTCCGTCTCCCTCAGCAAACCCTTTCAGTTTGAGGACAGCAGTGAGGCTCTGTCGCTTTGGCGGCTCACCATGTCTCTGCCTCGtgttctctctgccctctctctctctcactcactttctctccctgtgtctctcagtctccGCCTGTGCGTTTGGTGAGCAGTACAAGGGCAGCTGTTGTCTGGAGTGATGAACGGTgaagcagagaaagaaatgagggatagagagggatgcagagagacagagatggagagagacacagaggaacagggagatgcagagagagTAAGGAAACAAGGTGGAGTTTTCAATGAGCCACTGAATGAGCCTGGgagccaatcagcacagagctggCTGATTGAGACAGACCCCACTGGGGATATAATTATGTCAGGATTAGAAACTCTGCTGTGATTAAAATCAGTCTGTCGGTGGGTGATGAAGAGAACACAAATACTGTTATCTGAGTCTTCCCTCCGAGCTGCTGAAATGTGGCGTGCACATTATACTGAGCATTCAtaccctgctgcagctgcaaggGTAACACTTCCACCAGGGATGGAAGTGGGCTGTTGTGGAGGGGGTTTTCCTGTCATAGGGAAGAACTGGCCAGGATGCATCCCAGTGGAGTTGGGTTTGCTTTGGAAATATGAACATGCTCGTGCCACCCCTCTtcaacacagagaaaacaccaGCAGACTGGCATTCAGAGCCAAACGGAGCTGTCCAGGGTTCTGAAtctctgtgtctgcactgaCCCAGGGTCAGTCTTCAGCTGTCCGTGGTGCTGGAGGCTGCCAGACCCGCTCCATCAGCACAGTCCCACTCAGCACATGATGGAGGGCACGCCTGGGACCGCCACGCTGACGCAGGCGGCCTAATAACCGGCCTCATTACGAGGGGATTCGGCTGTGCTTACTGCGCTAGCTGGGTATGCAGAatccacacagctgtgcattttaaaaagccacaaaggatacacacacagagcatacacactcacacacatgcaagcgcgcgcgcacacacacacacacacacacaccccaccacacccccccccacccacctacTAAGCTCCTATGCTAAATTAATAAAGCCTAGGGGGGGCATCTGTAGTGtgcattttgttaaatttaatattgtgggttttttttgcagtgctttgTGGCTTACCCAGCACACTGGCCCTCTGCAGTcatccccctctttctctcagtctctctactctcttcttcctctctcttcctttctgtctcttatttactctttccccctctctgtcttcctttttctctgtcttcctttctgtctctctcaccccccaGCACCATCTTCATGGTCGTTTTTCCCCAGCATTTCCCAGAGGGATTTGGCTAGTTACAGAGTATGAGTCATGGCAGTGTAAGGATCACCACAGGTTGGGATGTACATGGATACAGAGCTGTGAGAAATAATCACTTGGTTGTGAGTGTGGGGGAATTCTGGGCTGCTGGAGGACCTCAGGGGTGGGGCCCCTCCCCAGGGACTGTGAGGCAGGTGGCAGTGCACACAGCTTAGAGTGACTAATGAGTTCTCCTCCACAAGCAGATGGCCcattccctcctctcctccccggGGTAAGCTTCTGGCTGGACCCTTTTAACATAGGGTTTGTATACACCACTGCAACAGTGTCCACTGGGGCTTCAGTACAGGGGAATCTCCAGTCTGAATCCTTCTGcctcatgtacagtatgtccagCAGTTATACTGTACTGCTGGTCAATTCATGTGAGGctgacctgtctctctctctctctctctctctcccccttcatCGCTCTCCAGTTACGGATGAAGACACAGTCAAGCGATATTACGCCAAGTTTGAGGAGAAGTTCTTCCAGTCATGCGAGAAGGAACTTGCCAAAATCAACACATTCTATTCAGGTAAGTGTGTTCTAATAATTCACACTGGGTGCATATGTGTACAGGCAGTGAGTACACAgtgttactgtactgtaccgTAGTACATCCAGTTCCCTCTGTTACCAGCACAACAGAAGGTTATGTAAAGGCATTTTAATGCTGAAAAAACAGACCACATGGAGTTGGTCATAAAAAAACTTGAATAAGAGACGGTTATTTTCTCACATTGTGAAAGGACACATTAAGTGCAGAAAGTCATCTTTTGCCCACATTTGATGAGTGGAGCTTATGGTACCCATGTTTTTTTAAGGTtctttctaaaataaataaataaaaagagtaCAAAGTCAAACCCTCCTGTGAGTGAATTTCTTTCCTCTAGCGTTTTTATTGTCTTGTATCTGTTGAAGGTGGCTCTAGGCTCAGGCCTTGTGCTGCAGACTCTACCTTCACCAAAGCCCACCTCACATCTGTGCTTCTCACAGCACTGAATCACCTCTTTCCTTTCAAGTAGTTTGTTTGCAAGCTACACCAAAATAAACTGGCTGAACAACGCTGAAGGCAGCCGAAGAACACTCCATCCCCAAAAAAAGAGCACTGGGCTGTAAACctttccccaccccccaaaagaGCCGTGGGCTTTGAGCCAGATTAGCGCtaacctccccctcccctgttcCCCCTCAGCGCAGAGGCAGAAGCGCTGGCTGCAGTGCTGCGTTTTGTGTCAGGAACGTGTGCTGACTCAGGCAGATTTAAGagtgtctctgtccttctgcaGGAGAGCGTAGGGTAAACAGGCCCCGGTCAGCCCCGAGGGCCTGGTCACAGCGCTGATCCCTCACTGAGCCCCGAGGGCCTGGTCCCAGGCTGATCCCTCACTGATCACAGCGCTGATCCCTCACTGAGCCCTGAGGGCCTGATCCCGGGCTGATCCCGGGCTGATCCAGGCTGTGAGGAGGCcttacacactcactgcactcATACACATTTGCCTCAGTGAATTAGCCTCTGTGTGCTTTAATGGACAATgggagtgtctgtgtctgtggtggaaACTCTGACTGGCTGTGATGGTTTCcagcttcagtgtttttttctcttctctcacacagagaagcTGGCTGAAGCCCAGCGGCGGTTCGCCACGCTGCAGAATGAGCTGCAGTCGTCGCTGGACGCGCAGCGGGAGAGCAGCGCGCCAGGCCTGCGTCGACGCCACAAAACGGTGTTCCACCTGTCGCACGAGGAGCGCGTCAAACACCGCAACATCAAGGACCTGCAGCTGGCCTACAGCGAGTTCTACCTCAGCCTCATCCTGCTGCAGAACTACCAGGTGAGCCCTTTCTCTCCGTCTGCCTTTccctttctgttctctctctccctctctttctctctctgtttctgctgatCTGATTTCCTGAAATCTGATTTTCTCCCAGAATCTGAATTTCACCGGTTTCCGGAAGATTCTGAAAAAGCATGACAAGATCCTGGAGACCCCCCGCGGGGCGGACTGGCGGGTGGCACATGTGGAGGTGGCCCCCTTCTACACCTGCAAGAAGATCACCCAGCTCATCTCTGAGACCGAGGTACCGAGCCCAGTGCCTGCTGGCAGACACCAGCCCCAGGGCCAACCCCACCAGGGCCCGCCCCACCAGGGCCCACCCCACCAGGGCCCGCCCCACCAGGGCCCGCCTCACCAGGGCCCGCCCCACCAGGGCCCGCCCCACCAGGGCCCGCCCCACCAGGGCCCACCGTCAGCCCGTACACACATGcctgactgtgtctgtctgtctgtctgtctctgtctgtctgtctgcaggctcTGGTGACAACAGAGCTGGAGGgaggggacagacagaaagccATGAAGAGACTGAGAGTGCCCCCCCTGGGTGcagcacaggtgagacacacacacacacacaaagaaactcttacacacattaaattaaagtCCACAAAAATGATGGGCATTTATGGTAAGCCTataaagattttattttcagaatgaaatgttGGTTTCTTATTAATCGATACATTGATTGAATGTcaggttttatatttttgttttatgttgttctGTTCTGTCGATTCTCCAGCCAGCGCCGGCCTGGACCACTTTCCGGGTGGGACTGTACTGTGGAGTCTTCATCGTCCTCACCGTCGCCTTCCTCCTGAGCAGTACGTCCGGCAGAGCCCTGGCCTGGGGACAGTCATCCCACGCTGTTAACCTGAATCACACTCAGTTCTTCACATCTCCTTCACCATGTTTATACTGGGTTTTAATCCTGCAGCATGCGGTGTCTTGAGGGACAATGGTGATGACAGTGAAAATCATTCGCTTGATTCTTTGCAGGCTTCCTGTTGGATGAGAAGAACAGGATGTGGCCGATGGTGCGGATCTATCGCGGCGGCTTCCTGCTCATCCAGTTCCTCTTCCTGCTGGGCATTAACACATACGGCTGGCGCCAGGCGGGCGTGAACCACGTGCTCATCTTTGAGCTGAACCCCCGCAACAACCTGTCCCACCAGCATCTGTTTGAGGTGAGCCACAGCCACTGGCAGGGCCTGCAGTGCATTAGCAGGAGCAAGCAGGGCTTTATGAAAGGCCAAGAGCATCCTGAGACACTTCAGGCTCTGGACCAACAGTGGCTTTGTTTATAAATCCAAAgcacacatattcatttttctcatgtgCAGCAGAATTTACCATTGATGATATtaacatttctatttttgtctGCCTTGTCCCCCCCATGCcttgctctctccccctgtctcttcccttctctcttccctcgttccctccctctctgtctgcttttctccttccctccgctctgtctctctctctctctctctctctctctctctctctctcctctctctctctctctctctctctctctctccccctctctttcccctccctccctctctctctccctctctctctccctccagatTGCGGGGTTTTTGGGGGTGTTGTGGTGTGTCAGTATCCTGGCCTGCCTGTACTCGGAGTCCATCCTGCTGCCCATGCAGGCTAATCCGCTCATCCTGTACGGGTTcatgctcctcttcctcatcaaCCCCTTTAAGACCTGCTACTACAAGTCCCGCTTCTGGCTACTCAAACTGCTGGTAAGAGTCTGGTGCAGCTCTCATGAGCAGTGgctgtgttttccctttttgaGTGAGTGTTTATGCTTAAAAAGTTCATCACTGAGTGTTGCTTTGAGTCTTTGAGCCATAGTGTCACTCTAGATATCAGTACCAGCTGGATGAGTGTGACATGGCTGTAGTCAGTCCTGATTAAGGAATTCTTTTCGGGGCGGGGGTGAGGGACCACCAGCTGCCCCAGGCAGTGACCAAACACACCCTGTTAAACACGGTGAAAGCTGGTACCGGTTGCCTGCAGCCACAGTGTGGCCGAGTCTCACAGGACGCCAGAGGTCATCGGAGGTCGCCGGTGCACAGGCTGCTACACATCTGCTGTCACTCTGTTGCTGTTACCCACAGTAATGAAGAAGTGATTagatagagggagagatgcTCTGCAGACTCCTTCCCTGAATGAGGTTAGAGTTCCCTCAGGACGGCCGACACTTTCATACGGCTCTCTTAATACCGCACTTTCACACCTCTGCCGCGTCAGATCGCAATTTAGCCTGAGTCTGCTTCCACCGAACCCATATGACATTTCAATTACAGACCAGTCAAGACCCGGCCAAATAGAACTCAATTGCTTTAGCAGGCTGTTTATGATATTGCTCTGAGTCAGATGTGgttcctctctcatctccattAGATTAGATTCTCTTTGTTGCTGACAcagctgtctctgtgtatgGAGCTGGGGGCAGAGCAGTGTCCTTCCCCCTGTGCCTCTTATTCCCCAAACCCCCAGAGCAATCTCCCAGCCACGGCCCCCTAGCTGATTGCCTGGGAGTTTCTTGTGTCTTTAAGTAAAGGTAAGGCACATAAATAGAAAGACTGATTGACAGCCAGTCATAATGaacttacactcacacacacatgcgcgcgcacacatacacacatacgcgtATGCACACAcccatcacattacattaatttagcagatgctcttacactGAGAAACTTCCAGTAgaaaagaacagaggtgtatTCAAGTACTTTGAGCAACAGAACAGTGTTGCCAAATTTCATCTGCCATGATTGAccagaaacaaatgcacacattacattgcatgacattacatgacattacattacattactgtcatttagcagatgttgttgcccagagcaactttcatagcttgcaatgttatccatttatacagctggatatttacaatcCTGGGTTAGGTACGTTGCcaaggggtacagcagcagtgccccagccttgaattgaaccagcaacctttcagttacaagccctgccccttaccactgcactgcactacacacacagacacacacacccatgcacatgcatgcgcgcgcacacacacacacacacacacacacacacacacacacacacacacacacacacacacacacacacacacacacacacacacagacagacagagagacagacacacacacagacacacacacccatgcacatgcatgcgcacacatttGTCTGTGTGGGGTCAGGTTCTGTCTCCAAAGCCTGCTCCTCAGTCTGTCACATGTCATAAGAAGCTGACTGAGTGAAtatgcctgtctctctctccctgccccgctccctctgtctgccactCCAGTTCCGGGTCTTCACCGCTCCGTTCCACAGGGTGGGGTTTGCCGACTTCTGGCTGGCTGACCAGCTCAACTCCTTGGGCATGGTGCTGATGGACCTGGAGTACCTGGTCTGTTTCTACAGCTTCGAGCTCAACTGGACAGAGCAGAAGGGTCTGATGCCTGAACATAGTAAGTGAGactcacacacattaaaataaacatattcataTCCCACACCTGTAACACAAAGCTGAAGCACCTAAACACAGACGTCATAAACAGATATATATCATGGAATGGAGATGTGTGGATGATCCGTGGGGATGAGAgtaagacagagacagagaaggataAAGGAAACACTGAACTCTGGGTCTGTCTGTCAGCTTGATGTTTGAGCACAATGTCTTTCAATGCCATCTCagcctgacctttgacctcttgCTTCATATCTGTTGCTGTCTCAGCTGTTTCTTGTCGCCCCTGAAAAGTGTTGCAGAGCACAATAACAAACATGTTGGTATGAAATATGATAAGTTTCTCCGTTAGAGTACATATGTATCCCCAGATCCACTGTGTGACCTCACGGTTCACTGTTGGGTTTCTCTGACTTCTGTTGATCCTgtcaaaaaattaaatcaagtCACACATCCTTACCTTTCTGAGCAATTCAAGCTCCAGCTCAGATTTCCAGAGTTGAAGGAAAAGCGTGTTAAACAGTGTGGTGATTGGTTAGTGAATGATTGTGGTGATTGACGGGTTCGTTGGTTTTGCCGCCAGGTAAGGGGGTGTGCCACAGCTACTCGTACGGTGTGCGGGCGGTGATCCAGTGCCTGCCGGCCTGGTTCCGCTTCGTGCAGTGCCTGCGCCGTTACCGTGACACCAAGCGCGCGTTCCCACACCTGGTCAACGCGGGCAAGTACTCCACCACCTTCTTCGTGGTGACCTTCTCCGCCCTCTACAGCACCCACAAAGGTAAGGAGCAGGCGGGAGgtgcacacactgcaccccgaaaaacagcaaacaacgCAAGCAGGGCAGAAGTAGGCCAGCTCATTACtaactaaaaatgtaaaagagcGAATTCAGTTTGGGAGATGCTTAAAAAGATCGCGGCTCTGAATCATACCGCCACAAGGCCTTCTTATCTTACTAAGCTCAGATAAGAGTCCCTTCAGCCAGCTGGTCCTCAGGCTCCCTGAAATGATTGCTAAGTCTGAGCAGCTTCAGGACTGCACCATTCCAACATCAGCAAACAGTAGAGCAGACAGTCCCACGCTGATCTCACCACGCTGATCTCACCACGCTGATCTCACCACGCTGATCTCACCACGCTGATCTCACCACGCTGATCTCCTGCCTACAGTCCCACACTCATCCTGCGAAAGTCTGGCCACTTTAGGTCCTTTCTGAGCCCATTAGCTGTAAGCCCCCCAGATCACACAGAGGCAGCATGGTCCTCAtgtcagaggaagaggtgaACCTGCAGGCATCCTGATGGAGGTTAAAAtggtgttacacacacacacacacacacacacacacacacacacacacacacacgcccttcAGGGAGCTTTGCAGTAAATTAATACTGCTGTTGACGTCATGTGTTAGTGGATGCTCCCACCAGTGTTTGGTCTGTTAGTCCCctgtccaatcagagctcaGCAGACGCTTCAGGCAGACACAGTGGGAGGAGCCACAGCCCACCTCAGCGTGTGGCTGCAGGTGAGCGTGTGGCTGCAGGTGAGCGTGTGGCTGCAGGTGAGCGTGTGGCTGCAGGTGAGCACGGGGGTGTGGGTGAGCGTGTGGCTGCAGGTGAGCGTGTGGCTGCAGGTGAGCGTGTGGCTGCAGGTGAGCacgggggtgtgggtgtgttatTCATGGTATTTCTTCACTAACTCGATTGGGACATTTTTAAGAATCTCCCACAAATTTCAACTGAATAATTTTTGCATGGTTCTCTTCTTCATGCCGGTATTCTAGCCTGCGTGCCTGAATGCTTACCTCGAATAGAAAAACGTtggagagaaaaatgaatacGGTGGTAGATAAAGGCTGCCAGTGTAGCGCTGAAAGGAGGCGGAGTATCTCAGATCACTGTAGTAGCTGTGTGATGTGAGCAGTGGGCTGGGCTGTGGGTTCGAGAGCGTGCTGCCTCCTGCTGGTGGCGTGGCGGTAACGCTGCTGTCTTGTACTGGCTGGGTCGGA from Megalops cyprinoides isolate fMegCyp1 chromosome 20, fMegCyp1.pri, whole genome shotgun sequence encodes:
- the LOC118795792 gene encoding xenotropic and polytropic retrovirus receptor 1 homolog, which gives rise to MKFTEHLSAHITPEWRKQYIQYEAFKEMLYAAQDQAPSTEVTDEDTVKRYYAKFEEKFFQSCEKELAKINTFYSEKLAEAQRRFATLQNELQSSLDAQRESSAPGLRRRHKTVFHLSHEERVKHRNIKDLQLAYSEFYLSLILLQNYQNLNFTGFRKILKKHDKILETPRGADWRVAHVEVAPFYTCKKITQLISETEALVTTELEGGDRQKAMKRLRVPPLGAAQPAPAWTTFRVGLYCGVFIVLTVAFLLSSFLLDEKNRMWPMVRIYRGGFLLIQFLFLLGINTYGWRQAGVNHVLIFELNPRNNLSHQHLFEIAGFLGVLWCVSILACLYSESILLPMQANPLILYGFMLLFLINPFKTCYYKSRFWLLKLLFRVFTAPFHRVGFADFWLADQLNSLGMVLMDLEYLVCFYSFELNWTEQKGLMPEHSKGVCHSYSYGVRAVIQCLPAWFRFVQCLRRYRDTKRAFPHLVNAGKYSTTFFVVTFSALYSTHKAKSHSDTQVFFYLLIAFSVISSCYTLIWDLKMDWGLFDRNAGENTFLREEIVYPQKAYYYCAIVEDAILRFAWTIPISLSAIDIKASDILATVLAPLEVFRRFVWNFFRLENEHLNNCGEFRAVRDISVAPLNADDQTLLEQMMDQEDGVRNRQGKKSWKRSYSMSLRRPRLASQSKTRDTKVLIEDTDDEAYT